The following are from one region of the Sandaracinus amylolyticus genome:
- a CDS encoding GFA family protein: MTTMHQGSCHCGNIAFEVEGTIDRVIDCNCSMCRRRGGLLWFVPRGALRLTTPESALSTYTFNKHAIQHHFCAKCGIAPFGDGTGPDGSKMAAVNVRCLPEVDLASLNVMHVDGAKY, from the coding sequence ATGACGACGATGCATCAGGGAAGCTGCCACTGCGGGAACATCGCGTTCGAGGTCGAGGGGACGATCGATCGCGTGATCGACTGCAACTGCTCGATGTGCCGGAGGCGCGGCGGGCTCTTGTGGTTCGTGCCGCGCGGGGCGCTGCGGCTGACGACGCCCGAGAGCGCGCTCTCGACCTACACGTTCAACAAGCACGCGATCCAGCACCACTTCTGCGCGAAATGCGGGATCGCGCCGTTCGGTGACGGCACCGGGCCCGATGGATCGAAGATGGCCGCGGTGAACGTGCGCTGTCTGCCCGAGGTGGACCTCGCGTCGCTGAACGTGATGCACGTCGACGGCGCGAAGTACTGA
- a CDS encoding ZIP family metal transporter, giving the protein MGSTWIDAVLTSLWAGTGATGAGALPALALRDLGDRARAALSGFSAGVMLAATFFSLLGPGLEIAVERWARWGGVAAGAGGLIAGVGTIALMHRFSPHEHFLKGVEGRGRSPAALARTWLFVIAITLHNLPEGLAVGVGVGSGDEALALPIALGIACQNAPEGLVVAVSLVREGYSRWLAVGVALLSGAVEPIGAGLGAAAVGFSSAVLPVALCFAAGAMLFVISDEVLPESHRGEHSDAATWGTMGGFLLMMVLDVAFAA; this is encoded by the coding sequence GTGGGCAGCACGTGGATCGATGCGGTGCTGACGAGCCTGTGGGCCGGCACCGGCGCGACCGGCGCCGGAGCGCTCCCAGCGCTCGCGCTGCGCGATCTCGGAGACCGCGCGCGGGCCGCGCTCTCCGGGTTCAGCGCGGGGGTGATGCTCGCGGCGACGTTCTTCTCGCTGCTGGGCCCCGGGCTCGAGATCGCGGTGGAGCGATGGGCACGGTGGGGCGGGGTCGCGGCGGGCGCGGGCGGGCTGATCGCGGGGGTCGGGACGATCGCGCTGATGCATCGGTTCTCGCCGCACGAGCACTTCCTGAAGGGGGTGGAGGGCCGGGGGCGATCGCCGGCGGCGCTGGCGCGCACGTGGCTCTTCGTGATCGCGATCACGCTGCACAACCTGCCCGAGGGGCTCGCGGTCGGCGTCGGGGTGGGGAGCGGGGACGAGGCGCTGGCGCTGCCGATCGCGCTGGGGATCGCGTGTCAGAACGCGCCCGAGGGGCTGGTCGTCGCGGTGTCGCTGGTGCGCGAGGGGTACTCGCGGTGGCTGGCGGTCGGGGTCGCGCTGCTCTCGGGCGCGGTCGAGCCGATCGGGGCGGGGCTCGGCGCGGCGGCGGTCGGGTTCTCGAGCGCGGTGCTGCCGGTCGCTCTGTGCTTCGCGGCGGGCGCGATGCTCTTCGTGATCAGCGACGAGGTGCTGCCGGAGTCGCACCGCGGAGAGCACTCGGACGCGGCGACTTGGGGGACGATGGGCGGGTTCTTGTTGATGATGGTGCTCGACGTGGCGTTTGCGGCTTGA
- a CDS encoding ABC transporter permease: MTEKALRLGPIAVIFGLWAVIGALAADAALLLALPLLPREHVVVGVPVAFGSVGALSLFIAVLTLVRIARVDIGVRGRARLWIGAVAMIVAGLATIAFGVVVGLVLGDPGYGTLGVPYGAQAFADVLSSTRSSIETIALAQGTYAPMMAALVIWEIAVRVQLGAGIATWFLIPERIRRVIWILIDAPLLAAFIFALWALPFEPREDGDVTQPAIALVISTLFALRFCARMLPPTLDVAERIGVQTLVAARMLRAKKSGFLTAIGILSILAVSFSSCTLTTTLSVMGGFREDLQQKILGNNAHVVIDREYGTWEGWGPALERVREVPSVTGASPYVAGEVMVTSASNLGGAVLRGIDPRTIGDVTDLPRNMAPGRGHGRLEYLQHPERLLDLSAAEMSGSVLHGRDDDLEEEDDLDEAESDAGVPVVGEDDETASAQHESLMREIDRVLGELDERTPDAEPTVDPDFRTGSGAGVRVQDAFGRVDDPTGLFLGMPPPLQRPREVLPGLIVGQELARSLRLHVGDEVNVVSPLGDLGPAGPIPKSRPFRVAGIFYSGMYEYDMKVAYTDLETAQRFLSTGGAISGIEVRVDDWERADAAAAAIAEAIARPELRVRSWQEVNRNLFGALELEKLAMFITLGIAILVASFCIVGTLVLMVREKGRQVGILKAMGAQDGQIVGMFMLQGLFIGLVGAISGLGLGWVVCFAAEHLGIVPLNPEVYYIDSLPIHTDPREFFAVGIAAVLVCLLATIYPAILGSRLKPVDALRYS; this comes from the coding sequence ATGACCGAGAAGGCGCTGCGCCTCGGCCCGATCGCCGTGATCTTCGGCCTCTGGGCCGTGATCGGGGCGCTGGCCGCCGACGCAGCGCTCCTGCTCGCGCTGCCGCTGCTGCCGCGCGAGCACGTCGTCGTCGGCGTGCCCGTCGCGTTCGGCAGCGTCGGCGCGCTCTCGCTGTTCATCGCGGTGCTCACGCTGGTGCGCATCGCGCGCGTCGACATCGGCGTGCGCGGCCGCGCGCGGCTGTGGATCGGCGCGGTCGCGATGATCGTTGCAGGGCTCGCGACCATCGCGTTCGGCGTGGTGGTCGGGCTCGTGCTCGGCGATCCCGGCTACGGCACGCTCGGCGTGCCCTACGGCGCGCAGGCGTTCGCGGACGTGCTCTCGAGCACGCGCTCGTCGATCGAGACCATCGCGCTCGCGCAGGGCACCTATGCGCCGATGATGGCCGCGCTGGTGATCTGGGAGATCGCGGTGCGCGTCCAGCTCGGCGCCGGCATCGCGACGTGGTTCCTGATCCCCGAGCGCATCCGCCGCGTCATCTGGATCCTGATCGACGCTCCGCTGCTGGCCGCGTTCATCTTCGCGCTGTGGGCGCTGCCCTTCGAGCCGCGCGAGGACGGCGACGTGACGCAGCCGGCGATCGCGCTCGTCATCAGCACGCTCTTCGCGCTGCGCTTCTGCGCGCGCATGCTCCCGCCGACGCTCGACGTCGCCGAGCGCATCGGGGTCCAGACGCTCGTCGCGGCGCGGATGCTGCGCGCGAAGAAGAGCGGGTTCCTCACCGCGATCGGCATCCTCTCGATCCTCGCGGTGAGCTTCTCGTCGTGCACGCTCACGACGACGCTCTCGGTGATGGGCGGGTTCCGCGAGGACCTGCAGCAGAAGATCCTCGGCAACAACGCGCACGTCGTGATCGATCGCGAGTACGGCACCTGGGAGGGCTGGGGCCCCGCGCTCGAGCGCGTGCGCGAGGTCCCGAGCGTGACCGGCGCGAGCCCGTACGTCGCGGGCGAGGTGATGGTCACGAGCGCGTCGAACCTCGGCGGCGCGGTGCTGCGCGGCATCGATCCCCGCACCATCGGCGACGTCACCGATCTCCCGCGCAACATGGCGCCGGGACGCGGGCACGGCCGGCTCGAGTACCTCCAGCACCCCGAGCGACTGCTCGATCTCAGCGCCGCGGAGATGAGCGGCAGCGTGCTGCACGGCCGCGACGACGACCTCGAGGAAGAAGACGACCTCGACGAGGCGGAGAGCGACGCGGGCGTCCCGGTGGTCGGCGAGGACGACGAGACTGCGTCCGCGCAGCACGAGAGCCTGATGCGCGAGATCGATCGCGTGCTCGGCGAGCTCGACGAGCGCACCCCCGATGCCGAGCCCACCGTCGATCCCGACTTCCGCACCGGCTCGGGCGCCGGCGTGCGCGTGCAGGACGCGTTCGGCCGGGTCGACGATCCGACCGGGCTCTTCCTCGGCATGCCTCCGCCGCTGCAGCGCCCGCGCGAGGTGCTCCCCGGGCTGATCGTCGGCCAGGAGCTCGCGCGCTCGCTGCGCCTGCACGTCGGCGACGAGGTGAACGTCGTCTCGCCGCTCGGCGATCTCGGCCCCGCGGGACCGATCCCGAAGTCGCGTCCCTTCCGCGTCGCCGGGATCTTCTACAGCGGCATGTACGAGTACGACATGAAGGTCGCGTACACCGACCTCGAGACCGCGCAGCGCTTCCTCTCGACCGGCGGCGCGATCAGCGGCATCGAGGTGCGCGTCGACGACTGGGAGCGCGCCGACGCGGCGGCTGCGGCGATCGCCGAGGCGATCGCGCGCCCCGAGCTCCGCGTGCGCAGCTGGCAGGAGGTGAACCGCAACCTCTTCGGCGCGCTCGAGCTCGAGAAGCTCGCGATGTTCATCACGCTCGGCATCGCGATCCTGGTCGCGAGCTTCTGCATCGTCGGGACGCTCGTGCTGATGGTGCGCGAGAAGGGCCGTCAGGTCGGCATCCTGAAGGCGATGGGCGCGCAGGACGGCCAGATCGTCGGCATGTTCATGCTGCAGGGCCTCTTCATCGGCCTCGTCGGCGCGATCAGCGGGCTCGGCCTCGGGTGGGTCGTGTGCTTCGCCGCGGAGCACCTCGGCATCGTGCCGCTCAACCCCGAGGTCTATTACATCGACTCGCTGCCCATCCACACCGACCCGCGCGAGTTCTTCGCGGTCGGCATCGCAGCGGTGCTCGTCTGCCTGCTCGCGACGATCTATCCCGCGATCCTCGGCAGCCGCCTCAAGCCCGTCGACGCGCTTCGCTACTCGTGA
- the bamA gene encoding outer membrane protein assembly factor BamA: MRRALHATLLAIVSLTLVIPVAAQVADEDEDEAGLEDEEGLEEEEEEEAEEEEEYEPVEDAETGVGVPRTLCHGRRIRRVRVLGNRRVGDDDVLASVRSRAGNVCTDDRVADDARALWDLGFFDDIRVEAEPAEDRVDLIFRVRERPSISAVRYEGNSSVGNSDIDEVVELRAGSILSMQEVQRQLTRIRDLYAEKGYFLARIEPRLVRQPNNEVEVVFRIQEGDEVVVRRIRFVGNRHISGGDLRGIMQTGETGFFSFLTNNDNFQDERFDEDVTRLQAIYYDRGYLTMRVGTPRIELTPDRRFIDITIPLAEGPRFRIGRLRVIEQDDDGNEVDPLGGRRQVRELVAAEPGDWFSRTALGTSLLAVTRHYRDAGYAHVDVQPETDLDLERNTVDLSIVVRRGPLTRIERINVRGNTKTRDSVIRREIRIAEGDLYSQTQLEQSRAFIQALGYFERVELSESDGSAPDRIVVNVEVAERPTGTFNVGAGFSSIEAFIFTAQVQQQNLFGNGQSLNLQLQLSGLRQLVQIQFVEPYFFGTDWTFAIELFKTVRQFSSFTRDSTGGSLSFGHPIFDRRLSLFAQYRADYVQIGPRTGGFGAGQGLFQLNLLPIENNFRNGLQSSLRLTVTWDSRDNRIYPQNGLYASWSTEVADEVIGSATSWVRHRAFFRWYWELFSGVVLKMNTEWGLIASRQAPGPPVFERFYLGGIFNVRGFPLNSLGPRVGVPRTYAPPDGGIVPQFGEPVGGNMQLYYNLELEFPIIQQVGIRGVIFTDGGNAWNLDEYICQLPQPSEYVSSSDPCRVDLFDLRTSWGFGIRWISPLGPLRFEWGLPFMRIPGREQDIDFQFTIGNFF; encoded by the coding sequence ATGCGCCGCGCCCTCCACGCCACGCTTCTCGCGATCGTGTCGCTGACACTGGTGATCCCAGTCGCCGCGCAGGTCGCCGACGAGGACGAGGACGAGGCGGGCCTCGAGGACGAAGAGGGCCTCGAGGAAGAGGAAGAAGAAGAGGCCGAGGAAGAAGAGGAGTACGAGCCCGTCGAGGACGCCGAGACCGGCGTCGGCGTGCCCCGCACCCTCTGCCACGGTCGTCGCATCCGCCGCGTGCGCGTGCTCGGCAATCGTCGCGTCGGCGACGACGACGTGCTCGCCTCGGTGCGCTCCCGCGCCGGCAACGTGTGCACCGACGATCGCGTCGCCGACGACGCGCGTGCGCTCTGGGATCTCGGGTTCTTCGACGACATCCGCGTCGAGGCCGAGCCCGCCGAGGATCGCGTCGATCTGATCTTCCGCGTGCGCGAGCGCCCCTCGATCTCGGCGGTGCGCTACGAGGGCAACTCGTCGGTCGGCAACAGCGACATCGACGAGGTCGTCGAGCTCCGCGCGGGATCGATCCTCTCGATGCAGGAGGTCCAGCGCCAGCTCACGCGCATCCGCGATCTCTACGCGGAGAAGGGCTACTTCCTCGCGCGCATCGAGCCGCGCCTGGTCCGTCAGCCGAACAACGAGGTCGAGGTCGTCTTCCGCATCCAGGAGGGCGACGAGGTCGTCGTCCGCCGGATCCGCTTCGTCGGCAATCGCCACATCTCGGGCGGCGATCTGCGCGGCATCATGCAGACCGGCGAGACGGGCTTCTTCTCGTTCCTGACCAACAACGACAACTTCCAGGACGAGCGCTTCGACGAGGACGTCACGCGCCTCCAGGCGATCTACTACGACCGCGGCTACCTCACGATGCGCGTGGGCACGCCGCGCATCGAGCTCACGCCCGATCGCCGCTTCATCGACATCACGATCCCGCTCGCCGAAGGGCCGCGCTTCCGCATCGGTCGGCTGCGCGTGATCGAGCAGGACGACGACGGCAACGAGGTCGACCCGCTCGGCGGTCGCCGCCAGGTGCGCGAGCTCGTCGCGGCGGAGCCCGGTGACTGGTTCAGCCGCACCGCGCTCGGCACCTCGCTGCTCGCGGTGACGCGCCACTACCGCGACGCCGGCTACGCGCACGTCGACGTGCAGCCCGAGACCGATCTCGATCTCGAGCGCAACACGGTCGATCTCTCGATCGTCGTGCGCCGTGGCCCGCTGACGCGCATCGAGCGCATCAACGTCCGCGGCAACACCAAGACGCGCGACTCGGTCATCCGCCGCGAGATCCGCATCGCCGAGGGCGACCTCTACAGCCAGACCCAGCTCGAGCAGTCGCGCGCGTTCATCCAGGCGCTCGGCTACTTCGAGCGCGTCGAGCTCAGCGAGAGCGACGGCAGCGCGCCCGATCGCATCGTCGTCAACGTCGAGGTCGCGGAGCGTCCGACCGGCACGTTCAACGTCGGCGCGGGCTTCTCGTCGATCGAGGCGTTCATCTTCACCGCGCAGGTCCAGCAGCAGAACCTGTTCGGCAACGGCCAGTCGCTGAACCTCCAGCTGCAGCTCTCCGGCCTACGACAATTGGTGCAGATCCAATTCGTCGAGCCGTACTTCTTCGGGACCGACTGGACGTTCGCGATAGAGCTGTTCAAAACGGTCCGCCAATTCAGCTCGTTCACGCGCGACTCGACCGGTGGATCGCTGTCGTTCGGACATCCGATCTTCGATCGACGACTCTCGCTCTTCGCGCAGTACCGCGCGGACTACGTGCAGATCGGGCCGCGCACCGGCGGGTTCGGCGCAGGGCAGGGCCTCTTCCAGCTCAACCTGCTGCCGATCGAGAACAACTTCCGCAACGGTCTGCAGAGCTCGCTGCGCCTCACGGTGACGTGGGACTCGCGCGACAACCGCATCTATCCGCAGAACGGTCTCTACGCGTCGTGGTCCACCGAGGTCGCGGACGAGGTGATCGGCTCCGCGACGAGCTGGGTGCGACACCGCGCGTTCTTCCGCTGGTACTGGGAGCTCTTCTCCGGCGTCGTCCTGAAGATGAACACCGAGTGGGGCTTGATCGCGTCGCGTCAGGCGCCCGGTCCGCCGGTGTTCGAGCGCTTCTATCTCGGCGGCATCTTCAACGTCCGCGGCTTCCCGCTGAACAGCCTCGGTCCGCGCGTCGGCGTGCCCCGCACGTACGCGCCGCCCGACGGCGGCATCGTGCCGCAGTTCGGTGAGCCGGTCGGCGGGAACATGCAGCTCTATTACAACCTCGAGCTCGAGTTCCCGATCATCCAGCAGGTCGGCATCCGCGGCGTGATCTTCACGGACGGCGGCAACGCCTGGAACCTCGACGAGTACATCTGTCAGCTGCCGCAGCCGTCGGAGTACGTGTCGTCGTCGGATCCGTGTCGCGTCGACCTGTTCGATCTGCGCACGTCGTGGGGCTTCGGCATCCGCTGGATCTCGCCGCTCGGCCCGCTGCGCTTCGAATGGGGCCTCCCGTTCATGCGCATCCCGGGGCGCGAACAGGACATCGACTTCCAGTTCACGATCGGCAACTTCTTCTGA
- a CDS encoding ABC transporter ATP-binding protein → MPSLVRAEKVTKKILHEEREVQILRGIDLEVEQGEMLSIVGASGAGKSTLLHVLGTLDLPTSGRIIYEGQDVTHLPSSRLADFRNRSIGFVFQFHHLLPEFTAVENVMMPGLIRGAARSAMHAKATKLLDDVGLKHRLSHRPGELSGGEQQRVALARALVMEPKLVLADEPTGNLDSVTSEAMHELFFQLNRERNVTFLIVTHSEKLASLMPRVVTMRDGRVERDERKSDVAEREPEAITSEG, encoded by the coding sequence ATGCCGTCCCTGGTCCGCGCCGAGAAGGTCACGAAGAAGATCCTCCACGAGGAGCGCGAGGTGCAGATCCTCCGCGGCATCGACCTCGAGGTGGAGCAGGGCGAGATGCTCTCGATCGTCGGCGCGTCGGGCGCGGGCAAGAGCACGCTGCTGCACGTGCTGGGCACGCTCGATCTGCCGACGTCGGGGCGGATCATCTACGAGGGCCAGGACGTCACGCACCTGCCGAGCTCGCGCCTCGCGGACTTCCGCAACCGATCGATCGGCTTCGTCTTCCAGTTCCACCACTTGCTCCCCGAGTTCACCGCGGTGGAGAACGTGATGATGCCCGGGCTCATCCGCGGCGCGGCGCGCAGCGCGATGCACGCGAAGGCGACGAAGCTGCTCGACGACGTCGGGCTCAAGCATCGCCTCTCGCATCGCCCCGGCGAGCTCTCGGGCGGCGAGCAGCAGCGCGTCGCGCTCGCGCGCGCGCTGGTGATGGAGCCGAAGCTGGTGCTCGCGGACGAGCCCACGGGCAACCTCGACAGCGTCACGAGCGAGGCGATGCACGAGCTCTTCTTCCAGCTCAACCGCGAGCGCAACGTGACGTTCTTGATCGTCACCCACAGCGAGAAGCTCGCGTCGCTGATGCCGCGCGTGGTCACGATGCGCGACGGCCGCGTGGAGCGCGACGAGCGCAAGAGCGACGTCGCCGAGCGCGAGCCCGAAGCGATCACGTCCGAGGGCTGA
- a CDS encoding lysine--tRNA ligase, with protein MASEEELIEARRAHASALRDAGTQAYPNDFRAHDDENASRARAVAILTDPEKRAALPEEKDLKGDEPSHHLFGRVVGKRGPFIVIRTPHGDAQALVRNKPGKGGEPALPEQDAKQLELLDLADHVAVQGPMIRTRTGDGAIRADRFHHVGKAILPPPDKWHGLTDVEKRYRERYVDLFASPAVARVFYARSRIVRALRSFLDGRDFLEVETPLLHPLRGGAVAKPFDTHHNELDMKLYLRIAPELYLKRLLVGGFDRVYEIGRAFRNEGVSTRHNPEFTILEFYCAYATYEDLMDLTEAMFRHVDAALRSEMHARAPEWWSERAYTLDEPFARVDMREAIVDRTKRSGGDLLPTPFDGALTRELLDDPTELHATIERVLHLPKDSHEAAVARLGGADRVQYWREARKLLAKSHTHGERVFVLYEVLVEPDLPKLYRSEDGSKSVPVFVMHHPFDVSPLARKSDRDPFITDRFELFVEGREVANAFSELNDPDDQASRFRAQLDRRTKGDEEAMDYDADYVRALSHGMPPAGGFGLGVDRLVMMLCGQASIRDVLLFPAMRPEQGTSERG; from the coding sequence ATGGCGAGCGAAGAGGAGCTGATCGAGGCGCGCCGCGCCCACGCGAGCGCACTGCGCGACGCCGGCACGCAGGCCTATCCCAACGACTTCCGCGCGCACGACGACGAGAACGCCTCCCGCGCGCGCGCCGTCGCCATCCTCACCGATCCCGAGAAGCGCGCCGCGCTCCCCGAGGAGAAGGACCTGAAGGGCGACGAGCCGAGCCATCACCTCTTCGGTCGCGTCGTCGGCAAGCGCGGCCCGTTCATCGTCATCCGCACCCCGCACGGCGACGCCCAGGCGCTCGTCCGCAACAAGCCCGGCAAGGGCGGCGAGCCCGCGCTCCCCGAGCAGGACGCGAAGCAGCTCGAGCTCCTCGACCTCGCCGATCACGTCGCGGTCCAGGGCCCGATGATCCGCACCCGCACCGGCGACGGTGCGATCCGCGCCGATCGTTTCCACCACGTCGGCAAGGCGATCCTCCCGCCGCCCGACAAGTGGCACGGCCTCACCGACGTCGAGAAGCGCTACCGCGAGCGCTACGTCGATCTCTTCGCGAGCCCCGCCGTCGCGCGCGTCTTCTACGCGCGCTCGCGCATCGTCCGCGCGCTGCGCAGCTTCCTCGACGGTCGCGACTTCCTCGAGGTCGAGACGCCGCTCCTCCATCCGCTCCGTGGTGGCGCCGTCGCGAAGCCGTTCGACACGCACCACAACGAGCTCGACATGAAGCTCTACCTGCGCATCGCGCCGGAGCTCTACCTGAAGCGCCTGCTCGTCGGAGGCTTCGATCGCGTCTACGAGATCGGTCGCGCCTTCCGCAACGAGGGCGTCAGCACTCGCCACAACCCCGAGTTCACGATCCTCGAGTTCTACTGCGCGTACGCGACCTACGAGGACCTCATGGACCTCACCGAGGCCATGTTCCGCCACGTCGACGCGGCGCTGCGCAGCGAGATGCACGCCCGCGCGCCCGAGTGGTGGAGCGAGCGCGCGTACACGCTCGACGAGCCCTTCGCGCGCGTCGACATGCGCGAGGCGATCGTCGATCGCACCAAGCGCTCGGGCGGCGATCTGCTCCCCACGCCCTTCGACGGTGCGCTCACGCGCGAGCTGCTCGACGATCCCACCGAGCTCCACGCGACGATCGAGCGCGTGCTGCACCTCCCGAAGGACTCGCACGAGGCCGCGGTGGCGCGCCTCGGCGGCGCGGATCGCGTGCAGTACTGGCGCGAGGCGCGGAAGCTCCTCGCGAAGAGCCACACCCACGGCGAGCGCGTCTTCGTGCTCTACGAAGTGCTCGTCGAGCCCGACCTGCCGAAGCTCTATCGCAGCGAGGACGGATCGAAGTCGGTGCCCGTCTTCGTGATGCACCACCCGTTCGACGTCTCGCCGCTCGCGCGCAAGAGCGATCGCGATCCGTTCATCACCGATCGGTTCGAGCTCTTCGTGGAAGGGCGCGAGGTCGCGAACGCGTTCTCCGAGCTCAACGATCCCGACGATCAGGCCTCGCGCTTCCGCGCGCAGCTCGATCGCCGCACGAAGGGCGACGAGGAAGCGATGGACTACGACGCCGACTACGTGCGCGCGCTCTCGCACGGCATGCCGCCCGCGGGCGGCTTCGGGCTCGGCGTGGATCGCCTCGTGATGATGCTCTGCGGTCAGGCGTCGATCCGCGACGTGCTGCTCTTCCCGGCGATGCGCCCCGAGCAGGGCACGTCGGAGCGCGGATGA